CTGGCGGAAGGTGTCCTCGATCTCGCCGACGAGCCAGGGCCGAGGATCGACGATCTCGCGGGCGCCGTACCGCTTCGCGGCGATGCACCCGGCGCCGTACTTCATCTCGCCATGGGTGAGCGTGGGGCCGTCCTCGATGACGAGCGCGCGGCGGCCGCGGATCAGCTCGGGCCGGTCGACCGAGATCGGCGACGCGGCGTCGATGATCACCGCCTCGGGGTTCAGCTGCTGCACGGACGCGCGGACCGCCTCGATGTTGGCGTAGTCGGTCGTCGTCTCCTTGTTGATCACGACCACGTGCGCGAGCCGGATGTTCGTCTCGCCGGGGTGGTAGCGGCGCTCGTGGCCGGGGCGGTGCGGATCGGCGACGACGATCTGGAGGTCCGCCTTGAAGAACGAGAAGTCGTTGTTCCCGCCGTCCCAGACGATGACCTCGGCCTCCTCCTCGGCGGCCGCGAGGATCTCCCCGTAGTCCACGCCCGCGTACACGATCGTGCCGCGATCGAGGTGCGGCTCGTACTCCTCGCGCTCCTCGATCGTGCAGCGATGCCGGTCGAGATCCGCGTAGGTGGCGAAGCGCTGCACGCCCTGGCGCGAGAGCTCGCCGTACGGCATCGGGTGGCGGATCGCGACCACCTTCTTCCCCATCGCCTTCAACACCTCGCACACCTTGCGCGTGGTCTGGCTCTTCCCCGATCCCGTGCGCACGGCCGTGACCGCGACCACCGGGACCCGGCTCTTGAGCTGGGTCGACTTGGGGCCCATCACCATGAAGTCGGGGCCCATCGACGCGATCCAGGAGGCCTTGTGCATCACGTACTCGTGGGAGACGTCGCTGTAGGCGAAGACCACCAGATCGACGTCGCGCTCGCGCACGATCTCCGGCAGCTCCTGCTCGCTGTAGATGGGGATCCCCTTCGGGTAGAGCTTCCCGGAGAGGGACTTCGGGTACTTCCGGTCGTCGATCCCCGGGATCTGGGCCCCCGCCGTGAAGGCGACGACCTCGTAGCGGGGGTTGTCCTTGAAGAAGGTGTTGAAGTTGTGAAAGTCGCGCCCGCCGGCGCCCATGATCACGACTCGTCGCACGCGTCTCACTCGAGGCATCCCTCCTTCAGGAGTTCCGATCAGGCGCGGCTCCGAGGGGTCGCCGCGAGCTTCGAGCCGCTCGCCGCGAGAGGGGGCGCGCCGTGGGTGGCGATGGAACAGGACTACGGGAACGCCCGACGTTAGCGGCTGTTACGAGCCTCTGTCAAGGGAAGGAGCGGAAGCGCCGGGGCCGCAACACGCTGGAAGAGTTCAGCATGCGGGCGAACGAAAGGCGGCTCAGCGCTACCTCCGCCCGCTCGCATGAGCCGCGTCGCGCTGCGCCGCCCTTCGTTCCGGGTTCTACGACGAGACCTGCTGCATCCTCCGGACCACCGCCGACGAGGAGTGTCCGGGCACGAGCGGGACGATCACGACACGACCTCCGGCCTGCATGACCTCCTCGCGGCCCACGACCTGATCCGGAACGTAGTCGCCGCCCTTCACGAGCACGTCGGGCCGGAGCGCGCGGATCAGCGTGAGCGGCGTGTCCTCGTCGAAGACGACCACGCCGTCGACGTCCTGGAGCGCGGCCAGGACGGTCGCGCGCGCCGATTCGTCCTGGAGCGGCCGTCCCGGGCCCTTGAGCGCGCGCACGGAACGGTCGGAGTTGATCCCCACGATCAGGTAGTGCCCGAGCTTCTTCGCCTCCCGCAGCAGCGTGACGTGGCCGGGATGGATCACGTCGAAGCAGCCGTTCGTGAAGACGTAGGTCTGCTGGAGGGCGCGCGCCGCGGCGCGGCGGCGAAGCGCGTCCTCGAGCGTGAGGACCTCGCTCACGCGGGGAGATCCTCGAGGGACGCCGTGAGCTCCGCCGCGGTCGCGGCCGCGGTCCCGAGCTGCGCGACCACGAGCCCGGCCGCGTGGTTCGCGAGCACGCACGCCTCCGGAAGCGAGGCGCGCGCGGCGAGCGCGGCCGCGATCGTGGCCACGACCGTGTCGCCCGCGCCGGTCACGTCGTAGACCTTTCGCGCGCGCGTCGGGAAGTGCGTGTGCCCCTCCGCGGTGAACAGGGACATCCCGTCCGGTCCCCGCGTGACGAGGACCGACCGGGCGCCGAGCTTCTCGCGAAGCCCGAATCCCGCCTCGATCAGGTCCTTCTCGCTCCGGAATCGGCGGCCCCAGGCCTCGGCGGCCTCGGCGGCGTTCGGGGTGATCACGCTCACGCCGCGATAGCGGAAGAAGTGCTCCTCGCGCGGATCCACCGCGCTCGGGACGCCGCGGCGCTCGAGCGCGGGGAGGAGCCGGTCGAGGAGATCCGGCGAGGCGACGCCCTTGCCGTAGTCGCTGATCAGGACCGCGTCGGCCGTGGCGATCTCGCGCTCCACGCGTTCCCAGAGGGTGGATTGCGCGGACGCGGGGAGCGGCTCGCGCGTCTCCTCGTCGGCGCGGAGCACCTGCTGGTGGTGCGCGATGATGCGCGTCTTGAGGGTGGTGCGCCGGCCCTCGACCGGCACGAGCCCCGACGAATCGACGCCGCGCGCCTCGAGGAGCCGCTCGAGCTCCCCGCCGGCCGCGTCCTCGCCGACCGCCCCGACCAGCACGGGATGGGCGCCGAGCGCTCGCACGTTGTGCGCCACGTTGGCCGCGCCGCCGAGCCTCGTCTCCTCGCGGTCGATGTCGACCACGAGGACCGGCGCCTCGGGAGAGACGCGCGTCGCGCTCCCCCAGAGGTAGCGGTCCAGGATCACGTCCCCGATCACGAGGACGCGCCTCCCCTCGAAGGAGCGGATCCGCTCCGAGAGCTCGCGGCGGGTGAGTGGCGGCGGGGACGCGGGAGGCGCCGTGGAGGTCACCCCTCGGCTTCCTCCCCGTTCTCGACCGTGCGCCCGCGGCCGCCGCTTCCGCGCGGCTCCGGTCGCGCCTGGAACCAGTCGTCGATCACCTGGCGCGCCCGCTCGGCGTCCGACTCCAGCACCTCGATGTGGCCCCAGAAGCCGCGGCTCGCCCGCTCGATCATGCCGAACGCGGGCATCTGCGCCGAGATCGCGGCCGCTCGGATCCCCTGCTCTTCCAGGAAGTCGCGGAGGAGCGTCGCGGTGGCCTCGTCCGGCACGTCCAGAATCCTCACGAGCGCCTCGTCGCGCTCGTCCTCGTGTTGGTGCGTCATTCCCGATATCCCTCCGGATAGCGCAGGCGCCATACCCACGCCGTCTCGATGATCACGTCGAGGTCCCCGAACCGATGGCTCCAGCCTAACACGCGGCGGGCCCGCTCCGACGAGGCGATGAGGACCGGCGGATCCCCCGCGCGGCGGGGCGCCTCGTGCGTGGGCACGGACTTCCCGGTGACGCGCTCCACGGCCCGGATCACTTCCCGCACGGAGGCGCCGCGCTCGGATCCCAGGTTGAAGGTCGCGCGCTCGCCTCCGTCGGCCAGGTGACGGTAGGCGCGCACGTGCGCGTCGGCCAGGTCCACGACGTGGATGTAGTCGCGGATCGCGGTGCCGTCCGGTGTGGCGTAGTCCGACCCGTAGACCGGGACGGGGCCGCGCGCGCCGCGCGCGGCGTCCAGGAGGAGCGGGATCAGGTGCGTCTCGTTCCGGTGGTCCTCGCCGTGGTCGATGCTCGCTCCGGCGACGTTGAAGTAGCGAAGCGACACGTCGCGGATGTCG
This is a stretch of genomic DNA from Candidatus Eisenbacteria bacterium. It encodes these proteins:
- a CDS encoding cyclic 2,3-diphosphoglycerate synthase — encoded protein: MPRVRRVRRVVIMGAGGRDFHNFNTFFKDNPRYEVVAFTAGAQIPGIDDRKYPKSLSGKLYPKGIPIYSEQELPEIVRERDVDLVVFAYSDVSHEYVMHKASWIASMGPDFMVMGPKSTQLKSRVPVVAVTAVRTGSGKSQTTRKVCEVLKAMGKKVVAIRHPMPYGELSRQGVQRFATYADLDRHRCTIEEREEYEPHLDRGTIVYAGVDYGEILAAAEEEAEVIVWDGGNNDFSFFKADLQIVVADPHRPGHERRYHPGETNIRLAHVVVINKETTTDYANIEAVRASVQQLNPEAVIIDAASPISVDRPELIRGRRALVIEDGPTLTHGEMKYGAGCIAAKRYGAREIVDPRPWLVGEIEDTFRQYPDIGPLLPAMGYSPEQIRDMEATINATECDVVVVATPIDLRRLMKIEIPSVRVGYELEEIGRPKLEDVIREMLSRPEKGRRPGKGVASSRNAKKSKKKPPTSGIRKAAKKAGPGLRRGAR
- the rfaE2 gene encoding D-glycero-beta-D-manno-heptose 1-phosphate adenylyltransferase; the protein is MSEVLTLEDALRRRAAARALQQTYVFTNGCFDVIHPGHVTLLREAKKLGHYLIVGINSDRSVRALKGPGRPLQDESARATVLAALQDVDGVVVFDEDTPLTLIRALRPDVLVKGGDYVPDQVVGREEVMQAGGRVVIVPLVPGHSSSAVVRRMQQVSS
- the rfaE1 gene encoding D-glycero-beta-D-manno-heptose-7-phosphate kinase; this encodes MTSTAPPASPPPLTRRELSERIRSFEGRRVLVIGDVILDRYLWGSATRVSPEAPVLVVDIDREETRLGGAANVAHNVRALGAHPVLVGAVGEDAAGGELERLLEARGVDSSGLVPVEGRRTTLKTRIIAHHQQVLRADEETREPLPASAQSTLWERVEREIATADAVLISDYGKGVASPDLLDRLLPALERRGVPSAVDPREEHFFRYRGVSVITPNAAEAAEAWGRRFRSEKDLIEAGFGLREKLGARSVLVTRGPDGMSLFTAEGHTHFPTRARKVYDVTGAGDTVVATIAAALAARASLPEACVLANHAAGLVVAQLGTAAATAAELTASLEDLPA
- the galE gene encoding UDP-glucose 4-epimerase GalE — encoded protein: MTFLVVGGAGYIGSVVVEELVRGRHSVLVLDDLSTGHRDAVAPLALLIQGSTADPAKLREAFTTKDIDCVIHLAARSIVADSVKDPEGYRRANVDGGIALLDAMKTHGVRNIVFSSTAAVYDATSPMPLTEDSPTGPSNPYGETKIEFERILAERADRGDIRDVSLRYFNVAGASIDHGEDHRNETHLIPLLLDAARGARGPVPVYGSDYATPDGTAIRDYIHVVDLADAHVRAYRHLADGGERATFNLGSERGASVREVIRAVERVTGKSVPTHEAPRRAGDPPVLIASSERARRVLGWSHRFGDLDVIIETAWVWRLRYPEGYRE